Part of the Henckelia pumila isolate YLH828 chromosome 2, ASM3356847v2, whole genome shotgun sequence genome is shown below.
cctctctgtctgagaaattccggtctgtgattttgaattgcagtctggaatagcgaatcaaattcgtgtattctcttcgcagaaaacttctgatagattttctagtgcaatctatcagagggattaaacctctgttcgtggacctgattgaaggcgttcatcggttccagggagagacaacaagagcagaattgttctgttggtgtccattaatctcgttgcgagatttgaggtaaaatttatttaattgttatttaaattttacacacacgtaattcaatcgatgaacggttgatacccataccatggaaacgttccatgaaaaatttttaaacttccgctgcaccgggtatcaatcgtgattgatctgggaactcgccagtttttccaacaaatTAATCAAGATATGTTCAGCTTCCATCATGGGAGTTCTGAAAGTATAGCTTCTGAAAAAAATTCAATGATATTCATTTATCTTCATTATCAAGTTTTTGCATATAACAAGAGGTCCTGAGAAATAACATCGATGATAATAAAATCATACAAACATTTAAATAGACAAGAAGCGACAAAATTTGAAAAGGTCCTCTTTTATCATCAAGAAAAAGTTCCAAACTCAATAGATTCATAAGAGAACATACTGAGGGATCGAAGCATCTGTAGTTCGAACATGCTGATGCAATTGCATTTGCATCGGCTCAAAGACAAACAACAATGCTTCAGAATCAGAGATTACCTCCTTATGGCTAGCGTAAAAATCGGTTTTATCAGACACTTTGTCGTGCTGGAAGTATTCAGAAGCCAAGTACCTATAAGATTCAAGAAAAAAagtccttttttttttataatggaACCAATAAAATTTATACTTGAAAGTTGTTGATGTCATACCCAAAAGTGGGATTATTTGCAAGGAAATACTTGGATCATCCAAAATTAACCAACTTTTAGCAATCATAATATGCCATTATAAGTCAGTCAAGAAAAAGAACCTCCAACAACGAATATATTTACGCTAAACGTGATGTGTATGAAAACTAATTCAACTGGACAACCCAGGATAGTTACAGAATTTGAGATAGAGGCGCTTGAATCAATGCTTGTACCTAAGGCATTAGTTCGTATAGGAAGGATAGCAACAGATCGTTCATTTGAGCAGCGCCGAAGATGAGCATGTCTCTTATACCAACAAATGCCAAAGAATTCAAGTGATGCTATGAGTATTCCCGCAGTCAAGCCACCAGAGATGCAAATTATTACCAAATCCGTTTTATGAACCATTTTATGGGCCTTCAACTGTATTTAAAAATCAGGGGCATTTTGCAGGAAAACATATGCATACACTTGAATAACTTTTAATAAAATGTTGTGAAAAATATATGCATACACTTGAATAACTTTTAAAATCACATAAAAGGCCAATATAGAAGAATACAAGAACACAACAGAGCGAATAAGGGGTGGGGGTGAAAcagaaaaaaggaaaaaatcttggagaacacttaCGTCCAAAAATGCATAAAATGTTGTGAAAAACACTAGCCACCTAAGTACTACACTCTGGATAAGGTTGTAAAGGACCAAACAAGACACAAGGATTTCCATTTTTCCATGTTGTCAGAATCAAGGAGAACATCAGATTGATCATATTTCTTCAAAGAGGAGAAAAATTCACAAATCggtaaaatttttttgaaaaacagtAATAAGAATTGGGAATGAATGAGCGAGCAATCCAAGAATGTACAGTAGTTAGAGCCTTCATAAGAGAAAAGACAAGGATTAGTGAAATCTTTTGTTGGATTTTTAGTTTATGTCCTTAAATTTATTAATAAGAAAAGCTTACTTCTAAAATTATAGCAGACAATACATACTTCTCTAGGCATGAGAGTCTTGGGAATCACCCTGCCTAGGGAGACAATAACATGATAATTAAAAGCAACCGCATCACAAAGCTGGTGCCATGAATTCTTCGAACCCCACACAAAAGAAACGAAAAGCAAGACTACAATcgtacataaaaaaatataacaagcacaAAATCACGCGACCATCATGACTAAGACGCATTCTCTAAAAAACCATTAAACAGTCATAATTCAATTACTTGCTTAGCCTTGTAACCAAGGCTCCTGGCCTTACCGGGGCGAGTCAAGTGAGTGACTCGAACAATAGACGGAAGCTGGCGGTATTCCCAGCAGCGCACCCTAGAAAGAACCTCATAACATCAGACTGATTTTTCTTCCACAACTCTGATACGTACGTGTATGCACCTGCAATGCAAATCACCCCCAccaaatcaaatcatcaaaaataaATGATCAAAACATAGAATTTAAGATAGAATAACATGATTAAGACGAAGCGACAACAAATTGATCAGTAAAATGCAATTGCAACTGAGAAAATTAGGTTTTGCAAAATGCACCCATTGTTGCTGCTGCGGTGGCGGAAGCAGAGGCAGGATTTGGagtgtagcgacccgacccggatccactacctaatcagagttaagagcataattaagcatgcattaaataaatcgttgcggaagacttaaatacaagcagaccggcagaatacaaccggctaacaaactcgatttatacaacccaatcgaattacatagataaaaacctacagctaaatactgctgtcttcaaggtcgctggctcctccaggctcgTGGTGCTCAAACCTGCACCTacatctgccccgtcgaatagggtatccagatacacagaaaatacagaacgtgagctctaagctcaatacaaaagcatggataaacataaaaatatgatgcatgcaaatgaaagagtatccatatctaggataactgtatacaactgctcagactggcgcctaggatataagctcgtcacatcggggtagctaaccactgtgtgcgaccactcattcccgaatcacggacgcggaccacggagtcctcgggGTAttagtacctaagggtactcgatatcaaacgtcctaacagggctgagcaaccctaactggctcatctcgaaagatatacagatgttcaggcacaatatgatatgcacatgccgcataacaataataacatgcaaacacataaatgcaacatataagcatgcatatccactggcaatctcagtcagtacttacgtacctttctaaggcagtcctagtagtcccactctaggttccaagcctatcatcaagtctacaatgcaaatacccatgcatcattcaataagcgctaaaagccttaactaagctattgcatactcctaaataatttaaggagaccatagctatacctgcgtccgtcgttagcccactgatggcgaatATCCCCCAACTAAGggtgtaacgccccatttttatcttaaatgagtttatttgagttaatcggagattacagagttcacgagccgactcgatttttatcagggtccttttttgcaaaaattggatttttcagggactaaaatgcaaattgtggattttatatattatctactcttagaaattggttgacaaagtcttcttcatcccctccaagccgtctccctccattctcacgcctccaagctttt
Proteins encoded:
- the LOC140877695 gene encoding uncharacterized protein, with the translated sequence MVHKTDLVIICISGGLTAGILIASLEFFGICWYKRHAHLRRCSNERSVAILPIRTNALGTWLLNTSSTTKCLIKPIFTLAIRRWLLMGLIEVQRCLSKRQLALFLCFSSWTCNRNNSSGEGLSSCSRSLEKSLQQQGS